A section of the Naumovozyma dairenensis CBS 421 chromosome 5, complete genome genome encodes:
- the SFG1 gene encoding Sfg1p (similar to Saccharomyces cerevisiae SFG1 (YOR315W); ancestral locus Anc_8.791), translated as MNNLIAPEPLILSTPRSKLISDVSLPVTPNKRPRTLDPFSNGNLTPSKKLVKLQRTGLKTNPRTVIPQVLTFDTPLEHPNEMDSCNNKNLYDDILSRRLHLDNKTTSPTSPTDLGSISPLSDISSIPSLSASSSPDIAGFDSKLDPFNTACFMMNWNGSKSLINNETLELNRMIKTSMGRRRTGGGDDWKHSPCHRTIKPKRSILNLEQSSLNLIVSSSRGSLKDATIFATEINSSTSNEDDGNKLPIISNIWERITIPVNSSIKKKHKERKERFLRENELDLEDLDDSNGDVDADMDESIPDAALIRGYDFKYLNGKSGKGRNVKANTLDRNKSVNWATPLAQ; from the coding sequence atgaataatctGATAGCTCCAGAGCCACTCATATTATCAACACCAAGATCGAAACTGATTTCGGATGTATCTTTACCGGTAACACCCAATAAGAGACCAAGAACATTGGATCCCTTCAGTAATGGTAATTTAACACCCTCTAAGAAATTAGTCAAATTACAACGTACCGGACTTAAAACGAATCCTAGAACTGTGATACCTCAAGTGTTAACATTCGATACACCATTAGAACATCCAAATGAAATGGATAGTTGCAATAATAAGAATCTttatgatgatatattaaGTCGTAGGTTACATTTAGACAACAAGACAACGTCACCAACGTCACCAACTGATTTAGGGTCAATTAGCCCTTTAAGTGATATCTCTTCCATTCCATCATTATCTGCATCATCTTCACCTGATATTGCTGGTTTTGATAGTAAACTTGATCCTTTCAATACGGCATGTTTCatgatgaattggaatGGTTCTAAAagtttaataaataatgaaacttTAGAATTGAATAGAATGATTAAGACATCTATGGGGAGGAGAAGAACAGGAGGAGGGGATGATTGGAAACATTCACCATGTCATAGGACGATTAAACCTAAGAGATCgatattgaatttagaaCAAAgttcattgaatttaatagTTAGTTCATCAAGAGGATCATTGAAAGACGCTACTATTTTTGCTACTGAAATTAATTCAAGTACAAGTAATGAGGATGATGGGAATAAATTACCCATTATATCTAATATTTGGGAAAGAATAACGATACCTGTGAATTCGtcaattaaaaaaaagcataaggaaaggaaagaaCGATTTTTAAGAGAGAATGAACTTGATTTAGAGGATTTAGATGATTCTAATGGTGACGTTGACGCTGACATGGATGAATCTATACCTGATGCTGCTTTAATTAGAGGATATGATTTTAAGTATTTGAATGGTAAATCAGGTAAAGGTAGAAATGTCAAGGCGAATACATTAGATCGGAACAAAAGTGTTAATTGGGCAACCCCTTTAGCAcaataa
- the SPS4 gene encoding Sps4p (similar to Saccharomyces cerevisiae SPS4 (YOR313C); ancestral locus Anc_8.790) has product MSFHRKHSSTTTKNVPIILSKSLSQEQVEKERTLNKGQNVKGQGTIAASSLTKTHDVHLADDLENVDFQNEQNPIIEDIPVDCNDSIDNVYPIRPELPLFRSVEHLKVYPMVQETNNALKGFAVTRVIIANSKKMAKRILTSKPARCMVPVANTLDSIGNSTLNMTDKIIPAAMTTSFSDIHEHFMVPVKKVQKFTKDTKLRSVSLSKKYVYKPSHDRLIEFRKYYNRKLIDTNNRPLIRGSLDPLARPINVKAEDMIVKYLPSETPLTNHEFCCEVNKSAYLSTAVVSRSIPLLKRRIYTLMMVPCSYLEYANRKLNKNLDEKKDLGFKNTYHATMDTLKELNGEMFKKITRRPKV; this is encoded by the coding sequence ATGTCTTTTCATAGAAAACATAGCTCAACTACAACAAAAAACGTTCCTATTATCTTGTCAAAATCATTAAGTCAAGAACAAGTTGAGAAAGAACGTACTTTAAATAAAGGACAAAATGTAAAGGGACAAGGAACTATTGCAGCTTCCAGTCTAACCAAAACACATGATGTTCACTTAGCGGACGATCTAGAAAATGTCGACTTCcaaaatgaacaaaatCCAATTATAGAAGATATTCCTGTGGATTGTAACGATTCTATTGATAATGTTTATCCAATACGCCCAGAATTACCTTTATTTAGATCTGTTGAACATTTGAAGGTTTATCCTATGGttcaagaaacaaataaCGCATTGAAAGGATTTGCTGTCACAAGAGTAATCATAgcaaattcaaaaaaaatggcCAAAAGAATCCTAACTTCAAAGCCGGCAAGATGTATGGTTCCAGTTGCAAACACATTGGATAGTATTGGTAATTCAACGTTAAATATGACGGATAAAATTATTCCGGCAGCAATGACAACGTCTTTTAGTGATATACACGAACATTTTATGGTCCCAGTTAAAAAAGTACAAAAGTTTACCAAGGATACTAAATTAAGATCCGTTAGTCTTAGCAAGAAGTATGTTTACAAACCAAGTCACGATAGgttaattgaatttagaaaatacTATAACAGAAAATTGATTGATACGAATAATAGACCTTTGATCAGAGGTTCGCTTGACCCTCTTGCTCGCCCAATAAATGTTAAGGCGGAAGATATGATCGTGAAATATTTACCCAGCGAAACCCCTCTAACCAATCATGAGTTTTGTTGCGAAGTTAACAAGAGTGCATATTTGAGTACAGCGGTTGTTTCCAGAAGTATACCCTTgttgaaaagaagaatatatactTTAATGATGGTGCCTTGCTCTTATTTGGAATATGCAAATagaaaattaaacaaaaatcTCGACGAAAAGAAGGATTTAGGTTTCAAGAACACTTATCATGCTACAATGGATACATTAAAGGAACTAAATGGAGAAATGTTTAAGAAGATAACAAGAAGGCCAAAAGTTTAG
- the RPL20B gene encoding 60S ribosomal protein eL20 (similar to Saccharomyces cerevisiae RPL20A (YMR242C) and RPL20B (YOR312C); ancestral locus Anc_8.789), whose product MAHLKEYQVIGRRLPTESVPEPKLFRMRIFASNEVVAKSRYWYFLQKLHKVKKASGEVVSINQIHEAHPTKVKNFGVWVRYDSRSGTHNMYKEIRDVSRVAAVDTLYQDMAARHRTRFRSIHILKVAEIEKTADVKRQYVKQFLTKDLKFPLPHRAQSTGKTFSYKRPSTFY is encoded by the exons A tGGCtcatttgaaagaataCCAAGTTATTGGCCGTCGTTTGCCAACTGAATCCGTTCCAGAACCAAAGTTGTTCAGAATGAGAATCTTTGCTTCAAATGAAGTTGTTGCCAAGTCTCGTTACTGGTATTTCTTGCAAAAATTACACAAGGTTAAGAAGGCTTCTGGTGAAGTTGTTTCCATCAACCAAATCCACGAAGCTCACCCAACCAAGGTCAAGAACTTCGGTGTCTGGGTCAGATACGATTCCAGATCTGGTACTCATAACATGTACAAGGAAATCAGAGATGTTTCCAGAGTTGCTGCTGTTGATACTTTATACCAAGACATGGCTGCTAGACACAGAACTAGATTCAGATCCATTCACATCTTAAAGGTTgctgaaattgaaaagactGCAGATGTCAAGAGACAGTACGTTAAACAATTCTTGACCAAGGACTTGAAATTCCCATTACCACACAGAGCCCAAAGTACTGGTAAGACTTTCTCTTACAAGAGACCATCTACCTTTTACTGA
- the DGK1 gene encoding diacylglycerol kinase (similar to Saccharomyces cerevisiae HSD1 (YOR311C); ancestral locus Anc_8.788): MVDVVMLDQTNLLPDEKLTSLKSFDNFDSSLKKRKSIKPIKVTKVTTVDDDDVHLPVTEIHLKSHEWFGDFITKHEIPRKVFHSSIGFITIYLYTKGIDYKKIKTPLIYAFVIIFILDLIRLRWAYFNKLYCGTVGALMRKKEIHTYNGVLWYILGLIFSFSFFSKDVALISLFLLSWSDTAASTFGRKYGYLTPKLARNKSLAGSLAAFIVGFVTTLLFYGYLVPRYDYVNKLGEIQWTPQTSKLSLNTLSWLGGLVGALSEGIDLFNWDDNFTIPVLSSIFLSTVIHVFKK, translated from the coding sequence ATGGTCGATGTTGTGATGCTAGATCAGACTAATCTGCTACCggatgaaaaattaacaaGTTTGAAAAGTTTCGATAATTTTGATTCCTCTCTtaagaaaaggaaatctATAAAACCCATAAAAGTCACCAAGGTAACAACTGttgatgacgatgacgTTCATCTTCCCGTTACTGAAATCCATTTGAAATCTCATGAATGGTTTGGTGATTTTATAACTAAACATGAAATTCCCAGAAAAGTTTTTCATTCATCTATTGGTTTCATcactatttatttatacACTAAAGGAATCGATTACAAGAAGATCAAGACTCCATTAATATATGCCTTTGTgatcatctttatcttaGATTTGATTAGATTACGCTGGGCTTATTTTAATAAACTTTATTGTGGAACCGTAGGTGCATTGAtgagaaagaaagaaatacaTACTTACAATGGTGTTCTTTGGTACATACTCggtttgattttttcatttagCTTTTTTTCTAAAGATGTAgctttaatttctttgtttttattaAGTTGGTCCGATACTGCTGCATCCACGTTTGGTAGAAAATATGGGTATTTAACGCCAAAATTAGCAcgaaataaatcattagcGGGATCTTTAGCTGCATTTATTGTTGGATTTGTAACGACTTTGTTGTTTTACGGTTACCTTGTACCTCGTTATGATtatgttaataaattagGTGAGATTCAATGGACTCCACAAACTAGTAAGTTGAGTCTAAATACTCTTTCATGGTTAGGTGGATTAGTCGGAGCTTTAAGTGAAGGTATCGATCTCTTCAACTGGGACGATAATTTTACGATTCCTGTTCTATCTTCCATATTCTTAAGTACTGTCATCCATGTGTTTAAGAAATGA
- the NOP58 gene encoding RNA-processing protein NOP58 (similar to Saccharomyces cerevisiae NOP58 (YOR310C); ancestral locus Anc_8.787), whose product MSYVLTETSAGYALLKASDKKIYKSSSLIQDLDTSDKVLKEFKIAAFSKFSSAANALEESNSIIEGKVSPQLEKLLEEIKKDKKSTLIVSETKLANSINKLGLNFNVVSDAVTLDIYRAVKEYLPELLPGLNDSDLNKMSLGLAHSIGRHKLKFSADKVDVMIIQAIALLDDLDKELNTYAMRCKEWYGWHFPELAKIVTDSVAYARLILTMGVRSKASETDMSEILPEEIEERVKTAAEVSMGTEITQIDLDNIKCLADQIVEFAAYREQLSNYLSARMKAIAPNLTQLVGELVGARLIAHSGSLISLAKSPASTIQILGAEKALFRALKTKHDTPKYGLLYHASLVGQATGKNKGKIARVLAAKAAVSLRYDALAEDRDDSGDIGLEARAKVENRLSQLEGRDLRTTPKVVREAKKVEITEAQAYNADADTVAEPAASKSESGSDSDSDSDDEEEEKKEKKDKKDKKEKKDKKDKKDKKRKRDEEEVESKESKKSKKDKKEKKDKKDKKEKKSKKEKKEKK is encoded by the coding sequence ATGTCATACGTCTTAACTGAAACCTCGGCTGGTTATGCTCTTTTGAAGGCATCCgataagaaaatttacaagtcttcttctttgattcAAGATCTAGATACTTCCGATAAAGTCTTGAAAGAATTTAAGATTGCAGctttttccaaattcaGCTCTGCTGCTAATGCCTTAGAAGAATCAAACTCTATCATTGAAGGTAAAGTGTCCCCACAATTAGAAAAACTtttagaagaaattaagaaGGATAAGAAATCAACTTTGATTGTTAGTGAAACTAAATTAGCCAATTCCATCAACAAGTTAGGCTTAAACTTTAATGTTGTTTCTGATGCAGTCACTTTAGATATTTACAGAGCTGTCAAAGAATATCTACCTGAATTATTACCAGGTTTGAATGATTctgatttaaataaaatgtcCCTAGGTTTAGCACATTCTATTGGTCGTcataaattgaaattctCAGCTGACAAAGTCGATGTTATGATTATCCAAGCTATCGCCttattagatgatttagataaagaattaaatacCTACGCCATGAGATGTAAGGAATGGTACGGGTGGCATTTCCCTGAACTAGCTAAGATTGTTACAGACTCTGTCGCTTACGCTAGACTTATCTTGACCATGGGTGTCAGATCAAAAGCTTCTGAAACTGATATGAGTGAAATTTTAccagaagaaattgaagaacGTGTTAAGACTGCCGCTGAAGTTTCCATGGGTACTGAAATTACTCAAATCGATTTAGATAACATTAAATGTTTAGCTGATcaaattgttgaatttgCTGCTTACAGAGAACAATTATCTAACTACTTATCTGCTAGAATGAAGGCTATTGCTCCAAACTTGACTCAATTAGTTGGTGAATTAGTTGGTGCTAGATTAATAGCTCATTCTGGTTCTTTAATCTCTTTGGCTAAATCTCCAGCCTCCACTATTCAAATCTTAGGTGCTGAAAAAGCATTGTTCAGAGCTTTAAAGACAAAACATGATACCCCAAAATACGGTCTTCTATATCACGCTTCTTTAGTTGGTCAAGCTACTGGTAAGAACAAGGGTAAGATTGCTAGAGTTTTAGCTGCTAAAGCTGCTGTTTCTTTACGTTATGATGCCCTTGCTGAAGATAGAGATGACTCTGGTGACATTGGTCTTGAAGCTAGAGCTAAGGTTGAAAACAGGTTGTCACAATTAGAAGGAAGAGATTTAAGGACTACACCAAAGGTTGTTCGTGAAGCTAAGAAGGTTGAAATCACTGAAGCCCAAGCTTATAATGCTGATGCCGATACTGTTGCCGAACCAGCTGCTTCTAAGTCTGAATCTGGTTCGGATTCCGATTCTGACTCtgacgatgaagaagaagaaaagaaagaaaagaaagataagaaagataagaaagaaaagaaggataagaaagacaagaaagacaagaaaagaaagagagatgaagaagaagtagaaTCTAAAGAATCTAAGAAATCCAAGAaagataagaaagaaaagaaagacaaaaaggataagaaagaaaagaaatccaagaaggaaaagaaggaaaagaaataa